From the genome of Porphyromonadaceae bacterium W3.11:
CCTGAAATAAAAACCATCCGTCGGGACACAACATACCCCCCCAACACACCAGTGATTAAGCCAGTTAGTAATACGGCTAAAGTAGATTTTACGAAGAAGCTATAACTAAAGAGATCCACCATATGAGGTTACTCATCTATACCTTTTCAGCAAGCTCTACTGGTAATTCGACCTTGCGAAGCTTCAGGCTCTTTAGCCACGGATTAACCTCCTCTGGCTGAAGTGTATTCAGAACTTCTCGAAATTCCTCCACCTCTTCGTGAGTATAACTATCTGCTGCCCTGCCAATGTAAGCATCAAGTTCCTCATCCTCAAAATAGACGATAAGAGGCTTTATTTTCTTAGCCCTCTCACAATTCACTCCGCCACAGCATCCCCCCGAAGCAGCATGCTTACACTCATCTACTGGAGGCATTACCACCGCTTCATCTTTTCTTCGAATCCGACGAAGTAAGACTATCGCTATCACTATGATGATAGCGATGATGACTAGGGTAAGTATCAATCCAGTATTCATGGTTTAATCTTTATCGTGGTGCAATGGATTTTGCATACGAGCTCTTCTCGCAGCGGCTCTCTCCTCCGCTTCTTTTCTTACCAACTCTCGGCGATGTTGGGTAGGAGTTTTATTGAACTGACGACGACAGAATACTGTGAAGTGGCTTGGGCTTGAAAATCTAAACTCATCCATGATCTCCTGGAATGTCACAGTAGGATCTGCCAAGCGCTCTTCTATTAAGACCGCTTTCTGATCCAACATCCACGAATAAGGTGGCTGATCAAAGGTCTCCTTGAAAATTTTATTAAAAGTACGAATAGAGACACCTCTCATATCAGCTAGCTCCTGTGCTGACTTTGCATGTGCATAATTCTGCATCACGAACTCCTTAAAGTCCACTTCTCTCCTAAGCAGTGGAGCAAAAACTTCACCAATGATCTCGGGCTTATAATAAGCACCAATGACCCACAAAATCTCCTTAAGTTTCCATGCCATCATCTCAGCACACAGTAACCCATCGTGATAATATCCTTCGATAGAGTTCAGCACATTGCGAAGCGGTTCGTATATTTCAAGCGTACGGTGCACCATAGTGACAGGAGCAAAGGACTTGAGATTAGCAATTGAGTAGTTACAGCACAATTCCTCTAGTCGAGAGAAGCGAAAGATAGCGACGACACCGCCATCGGTAAGACTCATCTTGAGGGTCTTCTCCGCATCCAAGAAAATCCCAAAGGGCGAGTTACGTGTCTCATTCACATCACTACCAATGGTATATAGCGTGTCATAACTATTTACAAAGACCAAGGCCATTTCCTCCTCTGTAGTTATTTCAAGCGGCTCTCTAGGAGTAACTTTCAGATAGCGATACATGCCACCATCATCCATATTTTCCGCATAATTGGGGCAGTCAAAATGCCTTTCTATATTTACAGGTTTCATTCTACAAGTATTTCTAGTATAATAATAAAGAACAGTTTTTAGTGGCTCCTATATCTGTTTCTTTTTTTATTCGTGTTTCATTTATGCCACTCCAAAAGGAATACAAACTTACATAAAAAACAATGGACTTCACATAAAAATCCCACAAAACTGACAAATAATTACAATCGATGATAAAATAAAACATTATTTAATCGAGGGAAGTTTATTTTTAGTTCTTTTAAAAGAGATATTGACTAAAAAAAAGGCTAAAAATCTGAAAGAGTGACACTTCGGTAATAGGCTCATCTTATAAATCTGAAATAATAGCAAATGATCCTAATAGTATTATGCAGACAAATACTATTAAGATCATTTGTTACTCCCCCTATACCCTACAATATGCCCTTCATAATTGACAAGTCATGTAGGTATCATCCTGCTAATTACTTGGCAGCGATTCTAGACATCGCTTCCAAGGTAGCCTCATGAGTGCTAAATGCAGATAATCGGAAGTAGCCCTCTCCCTCAATACCAAAACCAACTCCAGGTGTCCCCACTACCTGCTTCTCCTCTAGGAGGTAATTGAAGTAATCCCATGAACCAGGATACTCCTCAGGAGTTTTCAGCCAGATATATGGTGATGACACCCCTCCATAGTACTCTACCCCAGCCTTTGACAGAGCCTCTCGTATGACACTCGCATTATGAAGGTAATAACGGATATTTTCAACCACCTGTTGACGACCTAGATCTGTGTATATAGCGGCTGCTCCTCTCTGGCTGATATAACTCGCACCATTAAACTTAGTTGTCTGTCGTCTGCTCCACATCGCGTTATAATCGACGGGTAAATCCTTTGGCACCACAGTATAACCGCATCTGACACTTGTGAAACCAGCGGTCTTGGAGTAGCTTCTAAACTCTATCGCACACTCTTTGGCTCCCTCTATCTCATAAATGGATCTAGGGACATCATCCTCAGTCACGAAGGCCTCATAAGCGGCATCGAAAAGGATGAGACTCTGATGGCTACGAGCATAATCCACAAACTGCTTCAGTTCTTCACGCGTCAGAGTAGTACCTGTAGGATTATTAGGGTAGCAGAGATAAATCAGATCCACATGTTCCTCTGGAAGAGGCGGAACAAATCCATTCTCTCTATTACAAGGCAGGTATATAAAGTTACTCCACCGACCATTATCCTTTAGGAGGCCACCTCTCCCAGCTAACACATTAGAGTCCACATAAACAGGATACACAGGATCCGTGATGGCGATCTTCACATCATTGCCAAAGAGGTCTGTTATATTTGCGGTATCACTCTTTGCTCCATCACTGACAAAGACCTCATCCGGCTCCAGCATCACACCCAATGGAGCATAATCATGATTCACGATGGACTCTCTAAGAAAAGCATAGCCCTGCTCGGGACCATACCCCTTCAACGTAGCCCCCTTAGATAACTCATCTACAGCATCATGCATGGCCTGAATGACAGCACTTGGCAAGCCTAAAGTCACATCTCCTATCCCCATCCGAATCACCTTCGCATCAGGATGCTCTGCCTGAAATCCCGCTACTCTCTTATTGATCTCTGCGAAGAGGTAGCTCTTGGGTAGTTTCAAAAAATTATCATTTATCTTACTCATATCTATCGTACCTTATATCAAGAAACAAAATTTTCCTTCCACTCTGAAGTAACCCAGAGTCCTGCGTCATCATTGATCCGACCCTCATAGACCAAAGTAGCTCCCCCAATCATGTAGGCTGGTGATGACTCTCGCCCGTCCCACTCAATGGTCAAGTCTCCCCCTGGCATCGATACCTTCACGGGGCTCTCCAGTCTCTTCGTAGCAATCCCAGCTACAGCAATAGCTGTAGCACCTGTACCGCAAGCAAAAGTCAAGCCTGACCCACGTTCCCAAACCCTCATCTTAACATGATGTGGGTTAAATACTTGTACCACTTCGTAATTAACACCATCAGCGAAGTCCTTATGGTTCTCCACCTTTGGCCCTATTTCTGAGAGAGGATAATCATCCGGGTCATCATCAATGAAGTTTATAAAGTGTGGATTACCCACATCTACTTGGACCCCGACGACAGACATGTCATCTAGATAAATGATCTTATAATTATTCGTAACATGAGGTGGATTCATATCCACCCTCACATCTGTTACCGTCACGCCATCAACCGTTAGGCTCAGCTCCTTAATACCTGACAATGTATTTATCCTAATCGTATTCTTTTTGCACAACCCACTCTCATAAAGGAGCTTTGCCACACATCGAATCGCATTACCGCACATTAAAGCCTCTGAACCGTCCAGATTAAAAACCCTCATGAGGTAGTCAGCCGAATTATCTTTTTGATAAGTGATGACCCCATCCCCACCTACACCAAAACGTCTATCGCTATACACACGAGCAAATTTTTCCAGATCATCTATAGGGTACTGATCCAGATTAATGTAAATATAGTCATTCCCCAGCCCATGCATCTTATGAAAGATTATTTCTTTTTTCATCATACGTTTCTTACCATTTTATATTCCACAATCCCCAACTCTTCATACACTCTCACCAACGCCTCATCATCATCGGATATAAATAGGATATGATCATTAACCCTCAACTCCGTCTCTCCATTCGGAATAAAAAAATCCCCATCCCTCTGTACCAATATGGCCAGAGTGTGGTTAGGCATGTCTATATCCTTCAACTTATTACTTACACCTATCATCCGCTTACTCACGATCATTTCTGAAAGTGTACTCTTAATTTGCTCTGGCAAATTCATCTCATGAAAGACATGATCCCGCACTGAGTGATCAATGAGATTAAGCTTCTTTGCCATATACTGCACTGTAGTCCCTTGAATAATAAGCGAGAGCATTGTGATAAAGAACACTACCGTAAAGATAAGCTCAGCACTCTCTATACCCGCAACCCAAGGAACAGTCGCAAATATTATAGGTACCGCCCCACGCAACCCAACCCAGCCAACATACAGCTGTGCCCTAGCCTTAAACTTTTTCCAGAAGGGTAGCATTGTAAGGAACACCGCTACAGGTCTGCCTAAAAGGATGAGGAACAGAGAGATTAATATCGCTGGGATCGCAACCTGCGAAAGTCTAAAGAAGTCCACCATCAATCCAAGTGATAGGAACATAATTAACTGGCATAGAGACTGAATACCATCAAAGAACCTCAGGATAGTCTTGTAGTAAACCATCTTCATATTCCCCACCATCATACCAGCTAAATACACAGCAAGATAGCCATTGCCTCCAGCCTCATAAGTAACGGTGTAAATAAAGAAGGCTATGGACAACATCAAAATCGGATAGAGGGCTGTCGCTTGTAAGTGAAACTTATTCACCATCTTCACAGCCAGCCAACCAAGTGCAAGACCGAAAATAACCCCAAGAGAAAATTGTACCACAAACATCCAGATAGCATCCCAGATCGAAGCAGCTCCATCTGACTGAATCATCTGCACCAAAATAATTGTCAGCATATATGCCATAGGGTCATTACTACCGCTTTCGAACTCCAAGAGAGGCTTGAGGTTATGCTTCAAATAGGTCTTATTGCTCCGAAGGATGGAGAAGACAGACGCAGAGTCGGTCGAGGACATCACTGACGCAAAGAGCAAAGACTCCAAGTAAGTAAGGTGTACTGGACCATCAAACCATTGAAAGAGATAGTAAATAAATGTACCCGTAAGAAGAGAAGTCAGCAGGACTCCTACGGTAGCCAGGAGAGCTCCCGGTAACATGACTGGCTTCACCTCCTTGTAGGATGTCCCCATTCCACCCGAGAAAAGGATGACCGTCAGAGCGATCACACCTATCGCCTGTGCTACTATAGGGTTATTAAACTGAATCAGGTTAGTGGTACTAGCCAATACACCTACCCCCAAAAAGAGGAGCAACGTTGGCAAGCCATACTCGAACCCTTTTTTACTCAAAAAGAGCCCGATAATAGCCAACATAGATCCGTAAAGGAGTATTTGTTCAGTAGTTAGGACAACTAATAGCATGTATCACCTTCCTATATATTCGATTACCAAAGTCGTGACGCACCCTTTGCTGTCACCAAAAGACTCGTACATACAAATATAATAAAAACCAGATACAAAGACATCCATTGATAGCACCCGAATCAGCACA
Proteins encoded in this window:
- a CDS encoding potassium/proton antiporter, yielding MLLVVLTTEQILLYGSMLAIIGLFLSKKGFEYGLPTLLLFLGVGVLASTTNLIQFNNPIVAQAIGVIALTVILFSGGMGTSYKEVKPVMLPGALLATVGVLLTSLLTGTFIYYLFQWFDGPVHLTYLESLLFASVMSSTDSASVFSILRSNKTYLKHNLKPLLEFESGSNDPMAYMLTIILVQMIQSDGAASIWDAIWMFVVQFSLGVIFGLALGWLAVKMVNKFHLQATALYPILMLSIAFFIYTVTYEAGGNGYLAVYLAGMMVGNMKMVYYKTILRFFDGIQSLCQLIMFLSLGLMVDFFRLSQVAIPAILISLFLILLGRPVAVFLTMLPFWKKFKARAQLYVGWVGLRGAVPIIFATVPWVAGIESAELIFTVVFFITMLSLIIQGTTVQYMAKKLNLIDHSVRDHVFHEMNLPEQIKSTLSEMIVSKRMIGVSNKLKDIDMPNHTLAILVQRDGDFFIPNGETELRVNDHILFISDDDEALVRVYEELGIVEYKMVRNV
- the dapF gene encoding diaminopimelate epimerase, translating into MMKKEIIFHKMHGLGNDYIYINLDQYPIDDLEKFARVYSDRRFGVGGDGVITYQKDNSADYLMRVFNLDGSEALMCGNAIRCVAKLLYESGLCKKNTIRINTLSGIKELSLTVDGVTVTDVRVDMNPPHVTNNYKIIYLDDMSVVGVQVDVGNPHFINFIDDDPDDYPLSEIGPKVENHKDFADGVNYEVVQVFNPHHVKMRVWERGSGLTFACGTGATAIAVAGIATKRLESPVKVSMPGGDLTIEWDGRESSPAYMIGGATLVYEGRINDDAGLWVTSEWKENFVS
- a CDS encoding AraC family transcriptional regulator; translation: MKPVNIERHFDCPNYAENMDDGGMYRYLKVTPREPLEITTEEEMALVFVNSYDTLYTIGSDVNETRNSPFGIFLDAEKTLKMSLTDGGVVAIFRFSRLEELCCNYSIANLKSFAPVTMVHRTLEIYEPLRNVLNSIEGYYHDGLLCAEMMAWKLKEILWVIGAYYKPEIIGEVFAPLLRREVDFKEFVMQNYAHAKSAQELADMRGVSIRTFNKIFKETFDQPPYSWMLDQKAVLIEERLADPTVTFQEIMDEFRFSSPSHFTVFCRRQFNKTPTQHRRELVRKEAEERAAARRARMQNPLHHDKD
- a CDS encoding LL-diaminopimelate aminotransferase gives rise to the protein MSKINDNFLKLPKSYLFAEINKRVAGFQAEHPDAKVIRMGIGDVTLGLPSAVIQAMHDAVDELSKGATLKGYGPEQGYAFLRESIVNHDYAPLGVMLEPDEVFVSDGAKSDTANITDLFGNDVKIAITDPVYPVYVDSNVLAGRGGLLKDNGRWSNFIYLPCNRENGFVPPLPEEHVDLIYLCYPNNPTGTTLTREELKQFVDYARSHQSLILFDAAYEAFVTEDDVPRSIYEIEGAKECAIEFRSYSKTAGFTSVRCGYTVVPKDLPVDYNAMWSRRQTTKFNGASYISQRGAAAIYTDLGRQQVVENIRYYLHNASVIREALSKAGVEYYGGVSSPYIWLKTPEEYPGSWDYFNYLLEEKQVVGTPGVGFGIEGEGYFRLSAFSTHEATLEAMSRIAAK